The proteins below come from a single Pararge aegeria chromosome 23, ilParAegt1.1, whole genome shotgun sequence genomic window:
- the LOC120634249 gene encoding probable 28S ribosomal protein S25, mitochondrial, whose protein sequence is MPFMKGRAPIRRTLNYLNAGKLVFKDKIKIFSVGYNITGQNNTGAKEFVFWYLPQIQYKNPNVQVATLKNLTPSPFIKCYFEDGRQILVDIDNKSKEDILEHLLNTVGKSKEVLEAEAIAAEKKDNPANFGVGCERPCICEVYGQIPCPGVVPLPKVMRGKYKNPSD, encoded by the coding sequence atgccTTTCATGAAAGGAAGAGCCCCTATCAGGCGCACACTGAACTACCTAAACGCTGGCAAACTAGTATTCaaggataaaataaagattttctcCGTCGGCTACAACATAACCGGCCAAAACAATACAGGTGCGAAAGAGTTCGTTTTCTGGTATCTTCCACAAATACAGTACAAAAATCCGAATGTGCAAGTGGCAACGTTAAAGAACCTAACACCTTCGCCGTTTATAAAGTGTTATTTCGAAGATGGAAGGCAAATTTTGGTGGACATAGATAATAAATCAAAGGAGGATATTTTAGAACATTTGTTGAATACCGTCGGGAAATCCAAAGAGGTTCTAGAAGCTGAGGCGATTGCTGCTGAAAAGAAAGACAATCCAGCAAACTTTGGTGTTGGTTGTGAAAGGCCATGTATTTGTGAAGTTTACGGCCAGATTCCTTGCCCTGGTGTAGTACCTTTACCCAAGGTTATGCGcggaaaatataaaaacccGAGTGATTAA